The Pseudodesulfovibrio sediminis genome includes the window TATGGGTTTCATGGATTCTGCAACTATATCAATGGTTTGTTTGTTATAATCATTGTCAAAAACCTCGGCCTTTCTTTTGGCTCATTTTGGATAACACGAATTGTCTCAGATACGACTATACACTATTCCAACCGACATGATCGATACTGCCTGGAAGCAAATACTTCACTCACTTGAAAAGAGCCTGAACCCCAATCTGTATACAGTTTGGATTAAGCCTCTGCAGGGACGCGTGGACGGAAATAAACTGATGCTCATAGCGCCCAATGAATTTGTAGCAAACTGGGTCCGTGACCGTTTGCTGCAGGTTATTCGTGAAGCTGCCGCTTCTGTTCTGGGAGGCGAACCACGTATCTCCATAAACGTGAGCAACGTGAAACCTGCCAAGCGAAAACCCCGTTCGGTGCAGCCGAAAAAGGTTGTACAGGAAGCAGCGCCAAGACATATCGGGTTGCCCCTGGATCAGCCTCGACCTCTTGTCGCACCCAACTGGCGTTTCTCCTTTGATGATTTTATTGTTGGGCCATCCAATGAACTGGCCTGTGCGGCGAGTAAATCCATCAGCAATACATTTTTTAATTCCGACCACCTTTTTTTGAGTTCCGGTCCCGGGTTGGGCAAGACGCATCTCCTTCAGTCTGTCGGACAAAGTCTCTGCAAATCCTCCCATCGTAAGAATCTGCGTGTGGCCTGTCTCTCCTCCGAAGAGTTCGCGACCCGTTGGGTGTTGTCCTTCAAGTCAAGACAGGTTGATCAGTTCAAGGCGCAGTTCAGGGATGGTATTGATGTCCTGTTGCTGGAAGATGTCCACTTCTTCCAGGGCAAGGAAAAAATGCAGGAAGAGCTGTTGTGTACGCTCACGGCTCTTCGTGAGCGCGGGTGCAAAGTGGTCCTGACCAGTTCCTTTATGCCCAAGGAATTTTCCGGTGTTGA containing:
- the dnaA gene encoding chromosomal replication initiator protein DnaA, whose product is MIDTAWKQILHSLEKSLNPNLYTVWIKPLQGRVDGNKLMLIAPNEFVANWVRDRLLQVIREAAASVLGGEPRISINVSNVKPAKRKPRSVQPKKVVQEAAPRHIGLPLDQPRPLVAPNWRFSFDDFIVGPSNELACAASKSISNTFFNSDHLFLSSGPGLGKTHLLQSVGQSLCKSSHRKNLRVACLSSEEFATRWVLSFKSRQVDQFKAQFRDGIDVLLLEDVHFFQGKEKMQEELLCTLTALRERGCKVVLTSSFMPKEFSGVDDRLVSRFCSGFLAHINRPDMETRRRIVMEKARSLQVDVPVEVTELLAERITTDIRQLESCLNNMVLKARLLNRAVTLNLAWEVLENYAVQHSAPDFAHIIDFVCTSYSLSEEELKSKSRKRQVVLARNTAFFLARKHTELSLKAIGERLGRRHSTVLKGITKLEREISMQTPLGRQIENTAQRLTP